A window of Desulfatibacillum aliphaticivorans DSM 15576 contains these coding sequences:
- a CDS encoding winged helix-turn-helix transcriptional regulator: MKKNKDHRTCSVGRVLEILGDRWTFMILREAFFGVRYYDQFQANLGIASNILSDRLKSLVSNGILNKKKDPEDARRVVYRFSQKGVELYSVTLALMRWGDKWLSGEEGPPLRLHHKTCGHDLEPMMCCAHCREEIRAFDVSYESGPGLDKSEEEAD; encoded by the coding sequence TTGAAAAAAAACAAAGATCACCGTACTTGCTCCGTGGGCAGGGTTTTGGAAATATTGGGAGACCGGTGGACTTTCATGATTTTGCGGGAGGCCTTTTTTGGGGTCCGCTATTACGATCAATTTCAGGCCAATCTTGGGATCGCCTCCAATATTTTGTCAGACCGTTTGAAATCCCTGGTCAGCAACGGAATTTTGAACAAGAAGAAGGACCCGGAGGACGCCAGGCGGGTGGTGTATCGTTTTTCCCAAAAGGGCGTGGAGCTGTATTCGGTCACACTGGCGCTGATGCGTTGGGGGGACAAATGGCTTTCGGGCGAGGAAGGGCCGCCTTTGAGGCTGCACCACAAGACCTGCGGGCACGATTTGGAGCCCATGATGTGCTGCGCCCATTGCCGGGAGGAGATTCGGGCCTTTGACGTGAGTTACGAAAGCGGCCCCGGCCTGGATAAAAGCGAGGAGGAGGCAGATTAG
- a CDS encoding enoyl-CoA hydratase/isomerase family protein, with protein MSQDILILEMDGDVARITLNRPEVRNALSMELSYRLVEAVETVKRSTKIKFVVFKGAGDTFCAGDDIKEMFRWVEDEEGQYTLQKRKISIASF; from the coding sequence ATGAGCCAAGACATTTTAATCCTGGAAATGGACGGAGACGTCGCACGGATCACCCTGAACCGGCCCGAGGTGCGCAACGCCCTGAGCATGGAGCTTTCCTACCGGCTGGTGGAGGCCGTGGAGACGGTCAAGCGATCCACCAAGATCAAGTTTGTGGTTTTCAAGGGAGCGGGCGACACCTTCTGTGCAGGGGATGACATCAAGGAGATGTTTCGGTGGGTGGAGGACGAAGAAGGCCAATATACCTTGCAAAAACGAAAGATAAGCATCGCGTCCTTTTGA
- a CDS encoding PaaI family thioesterase — translation MSKRLREVISNPLHVFLGVTDIKSENGCGEIVLTINKNVINPQGTLHGGIIYTLSDVCAYAGLLSLLDDDTEAVTHDIQVSVMRAAMLGDEIRFKSEVIKRGRSICFLQTKVTLGEKVIATAKITKSLIPMF, via the coding sequence GTGAGCAAAAGACTGCGGGAAGTCATTTCCAATCCATTGCACGTATTTCTGGGCGTCACGGACATCAAATCCGAAAACGGATGCGGCGAGATCGTCCTGACGATCAATAAAAACGTCATCAATCCCCAGGGCACATTGCACGGGGGAATTATCTACACTCTGTCGGATGTATGCGCTTATGCAGGGCTTCTGAGCCTGTTGGATGACGATACCGAGGCCGTCACCCACGACATCCAGGTTTCGGTCATGCGCGCCGCCATGCTGGGGGACGAAATCCGTTTCAAATCCGAGGTGATTAAAAGGGGCAGGAGCATTTGCTTTTTGCAGACCAAAGTCACCCTGGGAGAAAAAGTCATCGCGACGGCGAAGATCACCAAGAGCCTGATTCCCATGTTTTAA
- a CDS encoding sulfite exporter TauE/SafE family protein, with amino-acid sequence MLESIDPSLFILAGIVLLSYTVQTFSGFGSTIIAVTLGSHLYPIPFLLPILVPLDLFLNAYLTTRHRRFIDKPVLFRQILPAMGAGLLIGMALFSLAEGVLLKRIFGVFVVLLSSRELWIRLRNKTRIRPLEAWGFKGFTAAAGVVHGIYASGGPLLIYALSRLNMPKASFRSTLAALWTILNLVLTAYYLVSGRVTGVTLTYNLLLFPMILLGIVIGEKLHVWINENAFTILVFVLLLGAGASIIF; translated from the coding sequence ATGTTGGAATCCATCGATCCCTCATTATTCATCCTGGCGGGAATCGTCCTGCTGTCCTACACGGTGCAGACTTTTTCCGGGTTCGGCTCCACCATTATCGCCGTCACCCTGGGCTCCCATCTGTATCCCATTCCGTTTTTGCTGCCCATTCTGGTGCCCCTGGATCTGTTTTTAAACGCTTACCTTACGACGCGTCACCGCCGGTTTATCGATAAGCCGGTTTTGTTTAGACAAATTCTGCCGGCCATGGGCGCGGGCCTTTTGATTGGCATGGCCTTGTTCAGCCTGGCGGAAGGGGTTTTGTTGAAAAGGATATTCGGGGTGTTCGTGGTGTTGCTTTCAAGCCGGGAGTTGTGGATCAGGCTCAGGAATAAGACCCGAATCAGGCCGTTGGAGGCCTGGGGCTTCAAAGGATTTACTGCAGCAGCCGGAGTGGTGCACGGGATTTACGCTTCCGGCGGGCCGCTGTTGATTTACGCCCTCAGCCGCCTGAACATGCCCAAGGCGTCTTTCAGGAGCACCCTGGCGGCCCTGTGGACCATCCTGAATCTGGTCCTCACCGCCTATTATCTTGTTTCCGGAAGGGTCACGGGCGTCACCCTGACCTACAACCTGCTTTTGTTTCCCATGATCCTATTGGGAATTGTGATCGGGGAAAAACTGCACGTTTGGATTAACGAGAACGCCTTCACTATCCTGGTGTTTGTCCTGCTGCTGGGCGCGGGGGCGTCCATCATATTTTGA